The Malus domestica chromosome 10, GDT2T_hap1 genome contains a region encoding:
- the LOC108172754 gene encoding uncharacterized mitochondrial protein AtMg00820-like, whose amino-acid sequence MGVAPVSPSSQRQIQPVHSMVTRSKDGIQKPNPKYALVSDVTNELVEPSCFTQANKSPEWRMAMAEEFNALQSTGTWSLVPSHPSMNVLPNKWVYRIKRKSDGSIERFKARLVANGFHQQEGLDYSETFSPVVTHGFSIFLSHSLS is encoded by the coding sequence ATGGGTGTTGCTCCTGTCTCACCTTCCTCTCAGAGACAAATTCAACCTGTTCACTCCATGGTTACACGCTCAAAGGATGGCATTCAGAAGCCAAACCCCAAGTATGCTCTTGTTTCTGATGTGACTAATGAACTTGTTGAGCCCTCTTGTTTTACACAGGCAAATAAGTCTCCCGAATGGCGTATGGCAATGGCAGAAGAGTTCAATGCTCTACAAAGCACAGGAACGTGGTCCCTAGTTCCTTCTCATCCCTCCATGAATGTCCTACCAAATAAATGGGTCTACCGTATTAAACGGAAATCTGACGGTTCCATTGAAAGATTTAAAGCACGTCTTGTTGCCAATGGTTTCCATCAACAAGAAGGGCTTGATTACAGTGAGACGTTTAGTCCCGTCGTCACTCATGGCTTCTCAATCTTCCTCTCCCATTCCCTTTCCTAA